One genomic region from Geotrypetes seraphini chromosome 13, aGeoSer1.1, whole genome shotgun sequence encodes:
- the SP2 gene encoding transcription factor Sp2 isoform X1 yields the protein MSAPLDSMSVTTAVSPSQYLQPTAITAQDCQPSPLALLAATCSKIGPPPVEVAVLPPAPPQPTPRKLVPIKPAPLPLGQGKNNFGLVSVKGNLIQIQSPQHGTSFPGGQLVFAIQNPTVINKGGNSSSSIQCQGIAQNQAMTRVQTIPGNQIQIIPGTNQAILAAPSTTQKHVPIKPAPAQKVNMGSASMQSVGNLMKLAGGGNVTLTLPLSNLLSTADPAQQVPLITESPKPNKKTKKKALALATAATSPSTSVAMAEQVETVLIETMSDNIIQAGNNLLIVQSPGSGQPSVLQQLQVLQPRQEQQVIQIPQQALRVVQAASATLPPVPQKALQNIQIQPSEPTPTQVYIRTPSGELQTVIVQETPAVPVTSSPVPSCNSMSQSSQIGSGSKTPGAARKERTLPKIAPAGGIISVNTAQLAAAAQAMQTININGVQVQGVPVTITNTGGQQQLTVQNMCGSNLTISGLSPSQIQLQMEQALSGEAQPVEKRRRVACTCPNCKDGEKRSGEQGKKKHVCHVPECGKTFRKTSLLRAHVRLHTGERPFVCNWVLCGKRFTRSDELQRHARTHTGDKRFECAQCQKRFLRSDHLTKHFKTHLVTKNL from the exons CCCCGCTGGACAGCATGTCTGTCACCACTGCTGTGAGCCCCAGCCAGTACCTGCAGCCCACTGCCATCACAGCACAG GACTGTCAGCCTTCCCCTTTAGCCCTTCTTGCAGCAACATGCAGCAAAATTGGACCCCCACCTGTTGAAGTAGCAGTTTTACCTCCAGCACCACCTCAGCCCACTCCAAGAAAGCTTGTCCCAATTAAACCAGCACCACTTCCTCTGGGCCAAGGGAAGAACAACTTTGGGCTTGTGTCAGTGAAAGGAAACCTCATTCAGATCCAGAGTCCCCAGCATGGGACCTCCTTCCCTGGAGGACAGCTGGTATTTGCCATCCAAAACCCTACGGTCATCAATAAAggtggcaactcctccagcagcATCCAGTGTCAGGGAATAGCACAAAACCAGGCCATGACACGGGTGCAGACTATTCCAGGAAACCAGATACAGATTATTCCTGGCACCAATCAAGCCATCCTTGCAGCACCCAGCACCACTCAGAAGCATGTGCCCATCAAACCCGCCCCAGCACAGAAAGTGAACATGGGCTCGGCTTCCATGCAGAGTGTGGGCAATCTCATGAAGCTAGCTGGTGGTGGCAATGTTACCTTAACCCTGCCGCTGAGTAATTTGCTGAGCACTGCTGATCCTGCCCAACAGGTGCCTCTGATCACTGAAAGTCCAAAGCCTAATAAAAAGACTAAAAAGAAAGCCTTGGCACTGGCCACAGCGGCAACATCCCCATCAACATCTGTGGCCATGGCTGAGCAAGTGGAGACTGTGCTGATTGAGACAATGTCAGATAATATCATTCAGGCGGGTAACAATCTATTGATTGTGCAGAGCCCAGGCTCAGGGCAACCATCTGTACTGCAGCAGCTGCAGGTGCTCCAGCCCAGACAGGAGCAACAGGTGATACAGATCCCCCAGCAGGCCCTGCGAGTGGTCCAAGCTGCCTCAGCAACTCTTCCTCCTGTCCCCCAAAAAGCCTTACAAAACATTCAGATTCAGCCTAGTGAGCCAACACCTACTCAG GTATACATCCGGACTCCATCAGGTGAACTGCAAACTGTGATTGTTCAGGAAACTCCTGCAGTGCCAGTGACATCATCACCTGTGCCCTCTTGTAACAGCATGTCCCAAAGTTCACAAATAGGAAGTGGCAGTAAAACGCCAGGAGCTGCACGCAAAGAACGCACTTTGCCCAAAATTGCCCCTGCTGGAGGAATCATTAGTGTAAATACAGCTCAGCTAGCAGCTGCAGCCCAGGCTATGCAGACCATTAATATCAACGGGGTCCAGGTTCAAGGAGTTCCTGTCACCATCACCAATACCGGAG GCCAACAGCAGCTGACTGTGCAGAACATGTGTGGCAGTAACCTAACCATCAGTGGCCTGAGCCCCAGCCAGATCCAGTTGCAAATGGAGCAGGCCTTATCAGGAGAAGCACAGCCTGTTGAGAAGAGGAGGCGTGTAGCCTGTACCTGTCCCAACTGCAAAGATGGAGAAAAGAG ATCTGGAGAGCAGGGGAAGAAAAAGCACGTATGTCATGTGCCCGAGTGTGGAAAGACCTTCCGGAAAACCTCATTATTGCGAGCGCATGTACGCTTACACACAGGGGAGCGGCCCTTTGTCTGTAACTGGGTCTTGTGTGGAAAGAGATTTACACGCAGTGACGAATTACAGCGGCATGCAAGGACACATACAG GTGATAAACGCTTTGAATGTGCACAGTGTCAAAAGCGCTTTTTGAGGAGTGACCATCTAACAAAGCACTTTAAAACCCATCTGGTCACCAAGAACTTGTGA
- the SP2 gene encoding transcription factor Sp2 isoform X2, producing MSVTTAVSPSQYLQPTAITAQDCQPSPLALLAATCSKIGPPPVEVAVLPPAPPQPTPRKLVPIKPAPLPLGQGKNNFGLVSVKGNLIQIQSPQHGTSFPGGQLVFAIQNPTVINKGGNSSSSIQCQGIAQNQAMTRVQTIPGNQIQIIPGTNQAILAAPSTTQKHVPIKPAPAQKVNMGSASMQSVGNLMKLAGGGNVTLTLPLSNLLSTADPAQQVPLITESPKPNKKTKKKALALATAATSPSTSVAMAEQVETVLIETMSDNIIQAGNNLLIVQSPGSGQPSVLQQLQVLQPRQEQQVIQIPQQALRVVQAASATLPPVPQKALQNIQIQPSEPTPTQVYIRTPSGELQTVIVQETPAVPVTSSPVPSCNSMSQSSQIGSGSKTPGAARKERTLPKIAPAGGIISVNTAQLAAAAQAMQTININGVQVQGVPVTITNTGGQQQLTVQNMCGSNLTISGLSPSQIQLQMEQALSGEAQPVEKRRRVACTCPNCKDGEKRSGEQGKKKHVCHVPECGKTFRKTSLLRAHVRLHTGERPFVCNWVLCGKRFTRSDELQRHARTHTGDKRFECAQCQKRFLRSDHLTKHFKTHLVTKNL from the exons ATGTCTGTCACCACTGCTGTGAGCCCCAGCCAGTACCTGCAGCCCACTGCCATCACAGCACAG GACTGTCAGCCTTCCCCTTTAGCCCTTCTTGCAGCAACATGCAGCAAAATTGGACCCCCACCTGTTGAAGTAGCAGTTTTACCTCCAGCACCACCTCAGCCCACTCCAAGAAAGCTTGTCCCAATTAAACCAGCACCACTTCCTCTGGGCCAAGGGAAGAACAACTTTGGGCTTGTGTCAGTGAAAGGAAACCTCATTCAGATCCAGAGTCCCCAGCATGGGACCTCCTTCCCTGGAGGACAGCTGGTATTTGCCATCCAAAACCCTACGGTCATCAATAAAggtggcaactcctccagcagcATCCAGTGTCAGGGAATAGCACAAAACCAGGCCATGACACGGGTGCAGACTATTCCAGGAAACCAGATACAGATTATTCCTGGCACCAATCAAGCCATCCTTGCAGCACCCAGCACCACTCAGAAGCATGTGCCCATCAAACCCGCCCCAGCACAGAAAGTGAACATGGGCTCGGCTTCCATGCAGAGTGTGGGCAATCTCATGAAGCTAGCTGGTGGTGGCAATGTTACCTTAACCCTGCCGCTGAGTAATTTGCTGAGCACTGCTGATCCTGCCCAACAGGTGCCTCTGATCACTGAAAGTCCAAAGCCTAATAAAAAGACTAAAAAGAAAGCCTTGGCACTGGCCACAGCGGCAACATCCCCATCAACATCTGTGGCCATGGCTGAGCAAGTGGAGACTGTGCTGATTGAGACAATGTCAGATAATATCATTCAGGCGGGTAACAATCTATTGATTGTGCAGAGCCCAGGCTCAGGGCAACCATCTGTACTGCAGCAGCTGCAGGTGCTCCAGCCCAGACAGGAGCAACAGGTGATACAGATCCCCCAGCAGGCCCTGCGAGTGGTCCAAGCTGCCTCAGCAACTCTTCCTCCTGTCCCCCAAAAAGCCTTACAAAACATTCAGATTCAGCCTAGTGAGCCAACACCTACTCAG GTATACATCCGGACTCCATCAGGTGAACTGCAAACTGTGATTGTTCAGGAAACTCCTGCAGTGCCAGTGACATCATCACCTGTGCCCTCTTGTAACAGCATGTCCCAAAGTTCACAAATAGGAAGTGGCAGTAAAACGCCAGGAGCTGCACGCAAAGAACGCACTTTGCCCAAAATTGCCCCTGCTGGAGGAATCATTAGTGTAAATACAGCTCAGCTAGCAGCTGCAGCCCAGGCTATGCAGACCATTAATATCAACGGGGTCCAGGTTCAAGGAGTTCCTGTCACCATCACCAATACCGGAG GCCAACAGCAGCTGACTGTGCAGAACATGTGTGGCAGTAACCTAACCATCAGTGGCCTGAGCCCCAGCCAGATCCAGTTGCAAATGGAGCAGGCCTTATCAGGAGAAGCACAGCCTGTTGAGAAGAGGAGGCGTGTAGCCTGTACCTGTCCCAACTGCAAAGATGGAGAAAAGAG ATCTGGAGAGCAGGGGAAGAAAAAGCACGTATGTCATGTGCCCGAGTGTGGAAAGACCTTCCGGAAAACCTCATTATTGCGAGCGCATGTACGCTTACACACAGGGGAGCGGCCCTTTGTCTGTAACTGGGTCTTGTGTGGAAAGAGATTTACACGCAGTGACGAATTACAGCGGCATGCAAGGACACATACAG GTGATAAACGCTTTGAATGTGCACAGTGTCAAAAGCGCTTTTTGAGGAGTGACCATCTAACAAAGCACTTTAAAACCCATCTGGTCACCAAGAACTTGTGA